In Acinetobacter piscicola, a single window of DNA contains:
- the hpaD gene encoding 3,4-dihydroxyphenylacetate 2,3-dioxygenase: protein MGKLALAAKITHVPSMYLSELPGPTNGIRQAAIDGHKEIGRRCRQLGVDTIVVFDSHWLVNSAFHINAGAHFGGVYTSNELPHFIQNMEFDYDGNPELGQLMAEEICKTGIRAQAHNIESLELEYGTLVPMRYMNQDKHFKVVSVSAFLTSHDLQDSRKFGEGLLKAIEKYDGTVAVFASGSLSHRFIWDREYKRGMDEYTREWDRQVDKHVVGMWERAEWKEFTDMLPEYAEYCYGEGGMHDTAMLLGLLGWDQYDKAVEIITPAFPSSGTGQINAIFPLPDSMA, encoded by the coding sequence ATGGGTAAGCTCGCTTTAGCTGCAAAAATTACACATGTACCGTCCATGTATTTATCAGAATTGCCGGGACCGACCAACGGAATTCGTCAGGCAGCCATTGATGGACATAAAGAAATAGGTCGCCGTTGCCGTCAGTTAGGTGTCGATACCATTGTGGTCTTTGATAGTCACTGGTTAGTCAATAGTGCCTTTCATATCAATGCTGGTGCACATTTTGGTGGTGTCTATACCAGTAATGAATTACCGCATTTTATTCAAAATATGGAATTTGATTACGATGGTAATCCAGAACTTGGTCAGTTGATGGCTGAGGAAATCTGTAAAACAGGGATTCGTGCCCAAGCGCATAATATTGAAAGCTTAGAATTAGAGTATGGCACATTGGTTCCGATGCGCTATATGAACCAAGATAAACATTTTAAAGTGGTCTCTGTTTCTGCATTTTTAACTTCACATGATTTACAAGACAGCCGTAAATTTGGTGAAGGTTTGCTCAAAGCGATTGAAAAATATGACGGTACAGTGGCGGTATTTGCTAGTGGTTCATTATCACATCGTTTTATTTGGGATCGTGAATATAAGCGTGGTATGGATGAATATACCCGTGAGTGGGATCGTCAAGTCGACAAGCACGTGGTAGGCATGTGGGAACGTGCGGAGTGGAAAGAATTTACTGACATGTTGCCTGAATATGCAGAATACTGCTATGGCGAAGGTGGTATGCATGACACGGCAATGCTGCTTGGACTCTTAGGTTGGGATCAATACGACAAAGCTGTAGAAATTATTACACCTGCATTTCCAAGTTCAGGTACAGGGCAGATTAATGCGATTTTCCCACTGCCTGATTCAATGGCTTAA
- the hpaH gene encoding 2-oxo-hept-4-ene-1,7-dioate hydratase, producing the protein MLEKAKIQELALQLDQAEKSGTQMRQFSLQYPEITIEDAYAIQKAWVAHKIANGRKLVGHKIGLTSRAMQVSSNITEPDYGALLDDMVFEEGSDIPMSRFIVPRVEVELAFILGKPLSGPNCTIFDVLDATDYVIPAIEIIDARLHNVDPETKITRKVFDTISDNAANAGIVLGGRPIKPNELDLRRISAILYRNGVIEESGVSAAVLNHPAKGVAWLANKLHPYGVTLEAGQIILGGSFTRPVAAQAGDTFHIDYDQLGSVAFRFM; encoded by the coding sequence ATGTTAGAGAAAGCAAAAATTCAGGAACTTGCGTTACAACTGGATCAAGCAGAAAAATCAGGTACGCAAATGCGTCAGTTTTCTTTGCAATATCCTGAGATCACCATTGAAGATGCCTATGCAATTCAAAAAGCATGGGTGGCGCATAAAATTGCCAATGGGCGTAAATTGGTTGGGCACAAAATCGGTTTAACTTCACGTGCGATGCAAGTGTCATCGAATATTACCGAACCTGATTATGGCGCATTATTAGATGATATGGTCTTTGAGGAAGGCTCTGATATCCCGATGTCACGTTTTATTGTGCCACGTGTGGAAGTAGAGTTAGCGTTTATTTTAGGTAAGCCACTTTCAGGGCCAAATTGTACGATTTTTGATGTGTTGGATGCGACAGATTATGTTATTCCTGCTATCGAAATTATTGATGCACGTTTACACAATGTTGATCCTGAAACTAAAATTACCCGTAAAGTATTTGATACCATTTCTGACAACGCAGCCAACGCAGGTATTGTGTTAGGTGGTCGTCCAATTAAACCGAATGAACTCGATTTACGTCGTATTTCTGCGATTTTATACCGTAATGGCGTGATTGAAGAATCGGGTGTATCCGCTGCAGTACTGAATCATCCTGCTAAAGGCGTAGCATGGTTAGCCAACAAATTACATCCTTATGGTGTGACCTTGGAAGCAGGACAAATTATTTTAGGCGGTTCGTTTACCCGTCCTGTGGCTGCACAAGCAGGTGATACTTTTCATATTGATTATGACCAACTGGGTTCAGTGGCATTTCGTTTTATGTAA
- the hpaE gene encoding 5-carboxymethyl-2-hydroxymuconate semialdehyde dehydrogenase, with the protein MIKHWINGKEVESQETFTNYNPATMEAIGEVASGGQAEIDLAVAAAKAAAPKWARTPAKERARLMRNLGDLIDQNVAKIAELETLDTGLPIHQTKNVLIPRASHNFNFFAEVCTRMNGHTYPVDDQFLNYTLHQPVGVCGLVSPWNVPFMTATWKTAPCLALGNTAVLKMSELSPITANELGRLALEAGIPEGVFNVVQGLGSTAGDALVKHPDVRAISFTGGTATGRKIMANAGLKKYSMELGGKSPVLIFEDADLERALDAALFTIFSLNGERCTAGSRIFIQESVYDEFVKEFARRAKNIIVGDPQDPNTQVGSMITQAHYDKVTGYIKIGLEEGANMVAGGLERPLNLPAHLQKGQFIQPTVFADVDNRMRIAQEEIFGPVVCLIKFKDEADALRLANDTEYGLASYIWTQDITKAHRLAAGIEAGMVFINSQNVRDLRQPFGGVKGSGTGREGGEYSFEVFTELKNVSISMGTHHVPKWGV; encoded by the coding sequence ATGATTAAGCATTGGATTAACGGTAAAGAAGTTGAAAGCCAAGAAACATTTACCAACTATAACCCTGCAACCATGGAAGCGATTGGTGAAGTTGCAAGTGGCGGACAAGCTGAAATTGATTTAGCCGTTGCAGCAGCAAAAGCGGCAGCACCTAAATGGGCAAGAACGCCTGCCAAAGAACGTGCACGTTTGATGCGCAATTTGGGTGATTTAATTGACCAAAACGTAGCAAAAATTGCAGAGTTAGAAACGTTAGATACTGGTTTGCCGATTCATCAAACCAAGAATGTATTGATTCCACGTGCATCGCATAACTTCAACTTCTTTGCGGAAGTGTGTACCCGTATGAACGGTCATACTTATCCTGTGGATGACCAATTTCTAAACTACACATTACATCAACCTGTGGGTGTATGTGGTTTAGTGTCTCCGTGGAATGTCCCGTTTATGACGGCGACATGGAAAACTGCACCATGTTTAGCATTGGGTAATACTGCTGTACTCAAAATGTCTGAACTTTCTCCAATTACGGCGAATGAATTGGGACGCTTAGCACTTGAAGCGGGTATTCCTGAAGGTGTATTTAACGTAGTACAAGGTTTAGGTTCAACTGCGGGTGATGCACTTGTTAAACATCCTGATGTCCGTGCTATTTCATTTACAGGTGGTACAGCAACAGGTCGTAAGATCATGGCCAATGCGGGTCTGAAAAAATACTCTATGGAGCTTGGTGGTAAATCTCCAGTGCTTATTTTTGAAGATGCTGACTTAGAACGCGCTTTAGATGCAGCATTGTTTACTATTTTCTCTTTAAATGGCGAGCGTTGTACTGCGGGTAGCCGTATTTTCATCCAAGAATCGGTTTATGATGAGTTTGTCAAAGAGTTTGCGCGTCGTGCTAAAAATATCATTGTCGGTGATCCGCAAGATCCGAACACACAAGTGGGTTCAATGATCACGCAAGCACACTATGACAAAGTCACAGGCTATATCAAAATTGGTCTTGAAGAAGGCGCAAACATGGTTGCAGGTGGTTTAGAGCGTCCTCTGAATTTGCCAGCGCATTTACAAAAAGGGCAGTTCATTCAACCGACGGTATTTGCTGACGTAGACAACCGTATGCGTATTGCACAAGAAGAAATCTTTGGCCCTGTCGTGTGTTTAATCAAATTTAAAGATGAAGCCGATGCGCTTCGCTTGGCTAACGATACCGAATATGGTCTAGCGTCTTATATTTGGACACAAGACATTACCAAAGCACATCGTTTAGCGGCAGGCATTGAAGCAGGTATGGTGTTCATCAACAGTCAAAACGTGCGTGATCTTCGTCAACCATTTGGTGGTGTAAAAGGTTCGGGTACAGGTCGTGAAGGTGGTGAATATAGTTTTGAAGTATTTACCGAGCTTAAAAACGTCAGTATTTCAATGGGTACACATCATGTACCAAAATGGGGTGTGTAA
- a CDS encoding 5-carboxymethyl-2-hydroxymuconate Delta-isomerase translates to MPHFIAEYSANLEDAVDFQDLFEQVNNFLGGTGIFPLGGIRSRAIRMDKFRMADGLHDYAFVHMTLKVGSGRDLETRQRVATALFEKIEAFFQPLKDQRLLAISFEMTELDPVLNFKSNNIHQFLKNNG, encoded by the coding sequence ATGCCACATTTTATTGCGGAATACAGTGCAAATTTAGAAGATGCTGTTGATTTTCAGGATTTATTCGAGCAAGTGAATAATTTCTTAGGTGGCACAGGAATCTTCCCTTTAGGTGGCATTCGTAGCCGTGCAATTCGTATGGATAAATTTCGAATGGCAGATGGTTTACATGATTACGCCTTTGTCCATATGACCTTAAAGGTCGGTTCTGGGCGAGATTTAGAAACCCGACAGCGTGTTGCAACAGCATTATTTGAAAAAATTGAAGCATTTTTTCAGCCATTGAAAGATCAGCGTTTATTGGCGATTTCTTTTGAAATGACAGAACTTGATCCTGTTCTTAATTTTAAATCCAATAATATTCACCAGTTTTTAAAAAATAATGGCTAG